The following coding sequences are from one Microbulbifer sp. TB1203 window:
- a CDS encoding MATE family efflux transporter — protein sequence MPKLYRRAAATELSHLTTLGGPLVVSNLAVVSMGVTDTIVAGRASEVDLAGLALGSSIWAVCAVTLIGLLAAVSPVVAHLRGARDEPGCARQLQQAQWIALIGGLVVVGALLAVPWWGQWIDTEEPVRRVMQQYLLALATGTLPFAMGTALRGYCEGMGRVRPVMRIYLAAAVLNIPLDILMVFGAGPVPAMGGAGCGWATSLVSWSIAAALFWHAGSDPAYRSLKLSLRPPRPHWPTQRHLMAVGLPVCIGAASEVTFFASLTILLAPYGATIVAAHQIGLSIGSIFYLVALALAQALSIRTAQLLGQNRPKRARFTSAVGVGSGLLYALATGVLLIALRYPFVLAYTANADIIAVATNLLLLCAAFQLVDVAQAMSWGALRGYRDTRVPMVLQIFSYWLVGLSSAYWLGENLWGVYGYWTGLCIGLGVASILLGLRLRRTSHRAIPAT from the coding sequence ATGCCCAAACTCTACCGCCGCGCCGCCGCCACCGAACTCTCGCACCTGACCACCCTCGGTGGTCCGCTGGTGGTGAGCAACCTGGCGGTGGTCAGCATGGGTGTGACCGACACCATCGTCGCCGGCCGCGCCAGCGAAGTGGATCTCGCCGGCCTCGCCCTGGGCTCCAGTATCTGGGCGGTCTGCGCAGTGACTCTGATCGGCCTGCTGGCCGCGGTCTCGCCGGTGGTGGCGCACCTGCGCGGCGCGCGGGACGAACCTGGCTGCGCCCGGCAATTGCAGCAGGCGCAGTGGATTGCCCTGATCGGTGGCCTGGTTGTGGTGGGTGCATTGCTCGCGGTGCCCTGGTGGGGCCAGTGGATCGATACCGAGGAACCGGTGCGACGGGTGATGCAGCAGTACCTGCTGGCACTGGCCACCGGTACCCTACCCTTCGCCATGGGCACGGCCCTGCGCGGTTATTGCGAAGGAATGGGCCGGGTGCGGCCGGTGATGCGCATCTATCTCGCGGCCGCGGTGCTGAATATTCCGCTGGATATCCTGATGGTGTTCGGCGCGGGGCCGGTTCCGGCCATGGGCGGCGCCGGTTGCGGCTGGGCCACCAGCCTGGTGAGCTGGTCCATCGCCGCCGCGCTCTTCTGGCATGCCGGCAGCGATCCGGCCTATCGCTCCCTGAAACTCAGCTTGCGGCCTCCCAGGCCCCACTGGCCCACCCAGCGACACCTGATGGCTGTGGGCCTGCCCGTTTGCATCGGCGCCGCCAGCGAAGTGACCTTCTTCGCCAGCCTGACGATACTGCTGGCCCCCTACGGCGCCACCATAGTGGCGGCCCACCAGATAGGCCTGAGTATCGGCTCTATCTTCTACCTGGTGGCCCTTGCACTGGCCCAGGCGCTGAGTATTCGCACCGCGCAGTTGCTGGGCCAGAACCGCCCCAAACGCGCGCGTTTTACCAGTGCAGTCGGGGTCGGCAGCGGGCTGCTGTATGCCCTCGCCACCGGCGTGCTGCTGATCGCCCTGCGGTACCCCTTCGTGCTCGCCTATACCGCCAACGCGGATATCATCGCCGTGGCCACCAACCTGCTGTTGCTGTGCGCCGCCTTCCAACTGGTGGACGTGGCCCAGGCCATGTCCTGGGGCGCGCTGCGCGGCTACCGGGACACCCGCGTACCCATGGTCCTGCAGATATTCTCCTACTGGCTGGTGGGACTCAGCAGCGCCTATTGGCTGGGGGAGAATCTCTGGGGTGTGTACGGCTACTGGACCGGTCTCTGTATCGGACTCGGGGTGGCTTCCATTCTGCTCGGCCTGCGTCTCCGGCGCACCAGCCACCGGGCGATACCGGCAACCTGA
- a CDS encoding DoxX family protein, protein MDGALGGFNRLYGIFLRGVRSLDWLGPLVLRLYLAPIFILSGMNKIGSIEGVAAWFGNPDWGLGLPAPLLMAWLAILTELVGGVALLLGLGVRLAAIPLMVVMAVAAVTVHWQYGWSALPDQTLVMPWEWRQDLIAEAAARKGRAITLLKEHGNYGWLTEAGNFTVLKNGIEFAATYFVMLLALLFSGAGRFVSLDDWICRHCAKQSPPRR, encoded by the coding sequence ATGGATGGCGCACTGGGTGGGTTCAATCGGCTTTACGGGATTTTTTTGCGCGGCGTGCGCTCGCTGGACTGGCTGGGCCCGCTGGTATTGCGCCTATACCTGGCTCCGATTTTTATCCTCTCGGGAATGAATAAAATCGGCAGTATCGAGGGTGTGGCGGCCTGGTTTGGCAATCCCGACTGGGGGCTGGGTCTGCCGGCGCCGCTGCTGATGGCCTGGCTGGCGATACTGACCGAACTGGTCGGCGGTGTGGCACTGCTGCTGGGGCTGGGGGTGCGATTGGCGGCGATACCGTTGATGGTGGTGATGGCGGTGGCTGCGGTGACCGTCCACTGGCAATACGGCTGGTCCGCGCTGCCGGACCAGACCCTGGTCATGCCCTGGGAGTGGCGCCAGGACCTGATCGCCGAGGCGGCGGCGCGCAAGGGCCGGGCGATTACCCTGCTCAAGGAGCACGGCAACTACGGCTGGCTCACCGAGGCGGGCAACTTCACAGTGTTGAAAAACGGCATAGAGTTTGCCGCTACCTACTTCGTCATGCTGCTCGCGCTGCTGTTCAGCGGGGCGGGGCGCTTTGTCAGCCTGGATGACTGGATCTGCCGCCACTGCGCCAAACAGTCGCCCCCGCGTAGATAG
- the rhlB gene encoding ATP-dependent RNA helicase RhlB, translating to MIGKLFRRSASKDEQDTQPEGSRPEQGPRPKGEKNSQSEPAGPDRGNPRRGRGGQRGGGGQKAKAPWSLDQFQVPEQEGKVRFHDLDLPLELMHAIYDQGFQYCSPIQGRSLPHTLNGHDLVGKAQTGTGKTAAFLITIIDDLLKNPFEGERYAGEARSLIIAPTRELVMQIADDAKALCKYTDLEIHTLVGGMDYQKQQRNLNERLVDILVATPGRLLDFASNRDCYLDQVEVLVIDEADRMLDMGFIPQVRRIVRQTPRKTHRQTMFFSATFTPEVDSLVEQWTQDPVIVEIEPERVATDSVDQRVYLAASDEKYTLLYNILQSDEVDSLIVFANRRDQCRRLHENLEAHGFSAGILSGDIPQNKRVRTLEDFKAGVTKVLVATDVAGRGIHIAGISHVVNFTLPEEPEDYVHRIGRTGRAGKTGTSISFACEDDAMRLEPIQQLLGQKLKCEQPPEELLVEPPKVKVKRSSGPGGDSRGGRRGGGGAGGGGRRPRR from the coding sequence TTGATAGGAAAGTTGTTCCGCCGTTCCGCGTCCAAAGATGAACAGGACACTCAGCCCGAGGGCTCCAGGCCCGAGCAGGGTCCTCGGCCCAAGGGAGAAAAGAACTCCCAATCCGAGCCGGCCGGCCCGGACAGGGGCAATCCCCGCCGCGGCAGGGGCGGGCAGCGCGGTGGCGGGGGCCAGAAAGCCAAGGCTCCCTGGTCCCTGGACCAGTTTCAGGTGCCGGAACAGGAAGGCAAGGTGCGTTTCCACGACCTGGATCTGCCCCTGGAGCTGATGCACGCCATTTACGACCAGGGTTTCCAGTACTGCTCGCCGATCCAGGGCCGCTCGCTGCCCCACACCCTCAACGGCCACGACCTGGTGGGCAAGGCCCAGACTGGCACCGGCAAGACCGCCGCCTTCCTGATCACCATTATCGATGACCTGCTCAAGAACCCGTTTGAGGGCGAGCGCTACGCCGGCGAGGCGCGCTCGCTGATCATCGCCCCCACCCGCGAGCTGGTGATGCAGATCGCCGACGACGCCAAGGCCCTGTGCAAATACACGGATCTGGAGATCCACACTCTGGTGGGCGGCATGGACTACCAGAAACAGCAGCGCAACCTGAACGAGCGCCTGGTGGATATACTGGTCGCCACTCCCGGCCGCCTGCTGGACTTCGCCAGCAACCGGGACTGCTACCTGGACCAGGTGGAAGTATTGGTGATCGACGAAGCCGATCGCATGCTGGATATGGGCTTTATCCCCCAGGTGCGGCGCATCGTGCGCCAGACTCCGCGCAAGACCCACCGCCAGACCATGTTCTTCTCCGCCACCTTCACCCCGGAAGTGGACTCCCTGGTGGAACAGTGGACCCAGGACCCGGTGATCGTGGAGATCGAGCCGGAGCGGGTGGCCACCGACAGCGTGGACCAGCGGGTCTACCTGGCGGCCAGCGACGAGAAGTACACCCTGCTGTACAACATCCTGCAGAGCGACGAGGTGGACAGCCTGATCGTCTTTGCCAATCGCCGCGACCAGTGCCGCCGCCTGCACGAAAACCTGGAGGCGCACGGCTTCAGCGCCGGCATTCTGTCTGGCGATATTCCCCAGAACAAACGCGTGCGTACCCTGGAAGATTTCAAGGCGGGCGTGACCAAGGTGCTGGTGGCCACCGACGTGGCCGGCCGCGGCATCCATATCGCGGGCATCAGTCACGTGGTGAATTTCACTCTGCCAGAGGAACCGGAGGATTACGTCCACCGCATAGGCCGCACTGGCCGTGCCGGAAAGACCGGCACCTCCATCAGCTTCGCCTGCGAGGACGATGCCATGCGCCTGGAGCCGATCCAGCAATTGCTGGGACAAAAGCTCAAGTGCGAACAGCCGCCGGAGGAATTGCTGGTGGAGCCGCCCAAGGTAAAAGTAAAACGCAGTAGCGGACCCGGCGGCGACAGTCGCGGCGGGCGCCGCGGTGGCGGTGGTGCTGGTGGTGGTGGCCGCCGTCCGCGCCGCTGA
- a CDS encoding serine hydrolase domain-containing protein, with amino-acid sequence MLKSVLLAAALLLPCAQASAQPLNTLTEQFDAEFRQKLEEAGIPGGAYAIVQGDRILLARGHGLRALASEDKIDPDTVFRIASVSKTFAAEVTGLVVREGKLNWEDRVNRFLPEFRFKTPEKSKALQVQHLLGQSSGLVPNAYDNLLEANQPLERILPRFRELDPRCQPGHCYGYQNILFSLVEPILKEVTGTPYGELVDTRIFRPLEMHRASVGRDAFLAAENRALPHIKRDGEWKTGEVNANYYRVLPAAGVNASVTDLGKWLIAQMGHKPKVIPPQLVEEITRKRVRTPKDLRRKAWRDHLQDAHYGLGWRIYQVHGEDLVYHGGWVQGYVADIAYSRRLGVGLVVLLNAESSVISEISAGFWARLLEPARLAQHQPVLNTEEAH; translated from the coding sequence ATGTTGAAGTCCGTTTTGCTCGCAGCCGCGCTGCTGTTGCCCTGTGCCCAGGCGAGCGCCCAGCCTCTAAATACCCTCACCGAACAGTTTGACGCGGAGTTCCGGCAAAAACTGGAGGAGGCCGGCATCCCCGGGGGTGCCTATGCGATAGTCCAGGGCGATAGGATACTGCTGGCGAGGGGCCACGGCCTGCGCGCACTCGCTTCTGAGGACAAGATAGATCCCGATACGGTATTTCGCATTGCCTCCGTGTCCAAGACCTTTGCCGCGGAGGTGACCGGGCTGGTGGTACGCGAGGGGAAATTGAACTGGGAAGACCGGGTTAACCGCTTCCTGCCGGAATTCCGCTTCAAGACGCCCGAAAAATCCAAGGCACTGCAGGTGCAGCACCTGCTGGGACAGAGTTCCGGCCTGGTACCCAATGCCTACGACAACCTGCTGGAAGCCAACCAGCCTTTGGAGCGCATACTGCCGCGCTTCCGCGAACTGGACCCGCGCTGCCAGCCCGGACACTGCTACGGCTACCAGAACATTCTGTTCAGCCTGGTGGAGCCCATACTGAAAGAGGTCACCGGCACTCCCTATGGGGAGCTGGTGGACACGCGTATCTTCCGCCCACTGGAGATGCACCGCGCCTCGGTGGGCAGGGATGCTTTCCTGGCCGCCGAAAATCGCGCTCTGCCGCATATCAAGCGGGACGGGGAATGGAAAACCGGCGAGGTCAATGCGAATTACTACCGGGTGTTGCCCGCCGCCGGCGTCAATGCCAGTGTCACAGACCTGGGTAAATGGCTGATCGCACAAATGGGACACAAGCCGAAGGTGATTCCGCCGCAACTGGTGGAGGAGATCACCCGCAAGCGGGTGCGCACTCCCAAGGACCTGCGCCGAAAAGCCTGGCGCGATCACCTGCAGGACGCCCACTACGGGCTGGGCTGGCGTATCTATCAGGTGCACGGGGAGGATCTTGTGTACCACGGCGGCTGGGTACAGGGCTATGTGGCGGATATCGCCTATTCACGGAGACTCGGCGTGGGCCTGGTGGTGCTGCTGAACGCGGAGAGCAGCGTGATCAGTGAGATTTCCGCAGGCTTCTGGGCCCGGCTGCTGGAGCCGGCCCGGCTGGCACAGCACCAACCGGTTCTCAATACAGAAGAGGCGCACTGA
- a CDS encoding M48 family metallopeptidase, with amino-acid sequence MQYRPRLPEHNVNIPRRHPLRDFGQLLAGLGVILAVIYLALGLLVDTAVDHLSAETELAIYDAMNLEALGKIFASEKEAGEQLALTESVLEQLLPCAGLPYPISSHLIASPELNAMAFPGGALGITSGLLEAVHSEGGLAFVLAHELAHFRHWDHLRGLGRGIVLVTGAAVVTGGNADLGALLNPALNLQMAQYSQARESAADREALALMTCAYGNTEGAGELFQQMLKRKEEKGYLGHYFSSHPQTRKRLEAIEALGH; translated from the coding sequence ATGCAATATCGCCCCCGACTGCCGGAACACAACGTCAACATCCCCCGCCGCCACCCGCTACGGGACTTCGGCCAGTTGCTGGCCGGTCTTGGGGTGATACTGGCAGTCATCTACCTGGCGCTGGGGCTGCTGGTGGATACCGCGGTCGATCACCTGTCCGCCGAAACGGAGCTGGCCATCTACGATGCCATGAACCTGGAGGCGCTGGGAAAAATCTTTGCCAGCGAGAAAGAAGCCGGGGAGCAACTGGCACTGACGGAATCGGTACTGGAACAACTGCTTCCCTGCGCAGGCCTGCCCTATCCCATCTCATCGCACCTGATCGCCTCACCGGAGCTGAACGCCATGGCCTTTCCGGGCGGCGCCCTGGGGATCACCTCCGGCCTACTGGAAGCAGTTCACAGCGAGGGCGGGCTGGCCTTTGTGCTGGCCCATGAACTGGCCCACTTCCGGCACTGGGACCATTTGCGCGGCCTGGGCAGGGGGATAGTGCTGGTGACCGGCGCCGCAGTGGTCACCGGCGGCAACGCGGATCTGGGTGCCTTGCTGAATCCGGCGCTGAACCTGCAGATGGCGCAGTATTCCCAGGCACGTGAAAGCGCGGCGGACCGGGAAGCCCTGGCCCTGATGACCTGCGCCTACGGCAATACCGAGGGCGCGGGCGAGTTGTTCCAACAAATGCTGAAGCGGAAAGAGGAAAAGGGTTATCTGGGCCACTATTTCTCCAGCCACCCGCAGACCCGCAAGCGGCTGGAGGCAATAGAAGCTTTGGGCCATTAA
- a CDS encoding heavy metal-binding domain-containing protein — protein sequence MIELWIFLTLLVTGYGVGQFLEKRHFRSIEERERALLQLATTSSRNPIGKVGHITRAELVRGNCCISVDYFKRIAAGLRALFGGTVGSYETLLDRARREATLRLKESCPGATQIINLRVDTSSIFQGQGRQTGTVEVLATGTAIYTEPK from the coding sequence ATGATCGAGCTATGGATTTTTCTCACCCTGCTGGTCACCGGCTATGGCGTGGGGCAGTTTCTGGAAAAGCGCCATTTCCGCAGCATCGAAGAACGCGAGCGGGCGCTGCTCCAACTGGCCACCACCAGCAGCCGCAACCCGATTGGAAAAGTGGGCCACATTACCCGCGCGGAACTGGTCAGGGGCAACTGCTGTATTTCCGTGGACTATTTCAAGCGTATCGCCGCGGGCCTGCGCGCCCTCTTTGGCGGCACCGTCGGCAGCTATGAAACCCTGCTGGATCGCGCCCGGCGCGAAGCCACTCTGCGCCTCAAGGAATCCTGCCCCGGCGCCACCCAGATCATTAACCTTCGGGTGGATACCTCCTCGATATTCCAGGGTCAGGGCCGGCAGACGGGCACTGTTGAAGTGTTGGCCACCGGCACGGCAATCTATACCGAGCCGAAATAA
- the cysZ gene encoding sulfate transporter CysZ yields the protein MTSNPVHGVNALIYGAKLLARRELRPFIIVPLLINLVLFIVLTAVMLSQLGGLADYLGSLLSHTPVDTGNMSWWEATMAKGAAWAADVFRWLAWVIALAVLLLFFFVYGYVFAIITNIIAAPFNGFLAEKVEELLTGRPPPAEPLGRMIWRTLGRELRKLRYFIGWGLVILVVALFTSWTVFIPAVMGALWGAWCMAIQYIDYPLDNHQRPFDELKNILLRKKLTTLSFGGAVMLAKMVPVLNIFVMPAAVAGGTALWIERLRQQGDPGTGQVIETQDQ from the coding sequence ATGACCTCCAACCCGGTGCACGGCGTGAACGCGCTGATCTACGGCGCAAAGCTGCTGGCCCGGCGCGAACTGCGCCCGTTCATCATAGTTCCGCTGCTGATCAATCTGGTGCTGTTTATCGTGCTGACCGCAGTGATGCTCTCGCAGCTGGGTGGTCTCGCGGACTACCTCGGCAGCCTGCTCTCACACACGCCGGTGGATACCGGGAATATGTCCTGGTGGGAGGCCACCATGGCCAAGGGCGCCGCCTGGGCCGCCGATGTGTTCCGGTGGCTGGCCTGGGTAATCGCCCTCGCAGTGCTGTTGCTGTTCTTTTTTGTCTACGGCTACGTCTTCGCCATTATCACCAATATTATCGCCGCACCGTTTAACGGCTTCCTGGCGGAGAAGGTCGAGGAGCTTCTCACCGGCCGCCCACCGCCCGCGGAGCCCCTGGGTCGCATGATATGGCGCACCCTGGGGCGCGAGCTGCGCAAACTGAGATACTTTATCGGCTGGGGCCTGGTGATCCTGGTGGTGGCCCTGTTTACCAGCTGGACGGTATTTATCCCCGCGGTGATGGGCGCGCTTTGGGGCGCCTGGTGCATGGCGATCCAGTATATCGACTACCCGCTGGACAACCACCAGCGCCCCTTCGATGAACTGAAAAACATACTGCTGCGCAAAAAGCTCACCACCCTGAGCTTCGGCGGCGCTGTGATGCTGGCAAAAATGGTGCCCGTACTGAATATTTTCGTGATGCCGGCGGCGGTGGCCGGCGGTACTGCGCTGTGGATAGAGCGGCTGCGGCAGCAGGGGGATCCGGGCACCGGCCAGGTTATTGAAACACAAGACCAATAA
- a CDS encoding PA4642 family protein yields MSLKKDKQKVLGEVFDDERIAGFLIGEPPEGVTRDYYLLERAYRSMKAENFETFVRLFREQNLDLNSPGPDGKTLLARMEEHRQGSDYAAILRAAGAKL; encoded by the coding sequence GTGAGCCTGAAGAAAGACAAACAAAAAGTCCTCGGCGAAGTCTTCGACGACGAGCGCATTGCCGGCTTCCTGATCGGCGAACCACCCGAGGGCGTGACCCGTGACTACTACCTGCTGGAGCGCGCCTACCGCAGTATGAAAGCGGAAAATTTCGAAACCTTCGTGCGCCTGTTCCGGGAACAGAACCTGGACCTCAACAGCCCGGGGCCGGACGGCAAGACCCTGCTCGCACGTATGGAGGAGCACCGCCAGGGCAGCGACTACGCGGCCATCCTGCGGGCCGCCGGGGCCAAGCTTTAA